A single region of the Halorubrum depositum genome encodes:
- a CDS encoding DUF5815 family protein: protein MSQPRVPGGDENTLELPCGQTMAAGELDLGMREFECDCGETHAVVMDVHPPERFLPDFLVEVLREAIETTSEEMPEFDTPHLLGVVLEEFPEAVVAYDASENADVGYAMAWVTDFDSRRLHEIVVELVVELMEHAVSHADDDEALSAFEAEMVEFDVSEFVEQYRAERDLEAEDPYA, encoded by the coding sequence ATGTCCCAGCCGCGCGTCCCGGGCGGTGACGAGAACACGCTGGAGCTGCCCTGCGGGCAGACGATGGCGGCCGGCGAGCTGGACCTCGGGATGCGCGAGTTCGAGTGCGACTGCGGCGAGACGCACGCGGTCGTGATGGACGTGCATCCCCCCGAGCGGTTCCTCCCCGACTTCCTCGTCGAGGTGCTCCGCGAGGCGATCGAGACGACCAGCGAGGAGATGCCGGAGTTCGACACCCCGCACCTGCTCGGCGTCGTGTTAGAGGAGTTCCCGGAGGCCGTCGTCGCGTACGACGCCAGCGAGAACGCGGACGTCGGCTACGCGATGGCGTGGGTGACCGACTTCGACTCCCGGCGCCTCCACGAGATCGTCGTCGAGCTCGTCGTCGAGCTGATGGAGCACGCCGTGAGCCACGCCGACGACGACGAGGCGCTCTCGGCGTTCGAGGCGGAGATGGTCGAGTTCGACGTGAGCGAGTTCGTCGAGCAGTACCGCGCCGAGCGCGACCTCGAGGCCGAGGACCCGTACGCCTGA
- a CDS encoding NAD(P)/FAD-dependent oxidoreductase → MADVAIVGGGPAGLSAGLFAGKNGLDAVLFDADKTWMHKAHLFNYPGIGSVGGSELLATMRQQADDFGVDRKQGEEVTGVAESGDGFAVTTESGEYEADYLVLATGASRDLAESLGCAFGDDDTVDVDVSMETSVDGAYATGGMVRAEEWQAVISAGDGAAAALNILSKEKGEHYHDFDVPDTATSVFGGLIDDE, encoded by the coding sequence ATGGCAGACGTAGCCATCGTCGGCGGCGGACCGGCCGGACTCAGCGCGGGACTGTTCGCGGGCAAGAACGGTCTTGACGCGGTCCTGTTCGACGCCGACAAGACCTGGATGCACAAGGCGCACCTGTTCAACTACCCCGGCATCGGCTCGGTCGGCGGCAGCGAGCTCCTCGCGACCATGCGACAGCAGGCCGACGACTTCGGCGTCGACCGGAAGCAGGGCGAGGAGGTCACCGGCGTCGCCGAGTCGGGCGACGGGTTCGCAGTGACGACCGAGTCGGGCGAGTACGAGGCCGACTACCTCGTGCTCGCGACGGGCGCGAGCCGCGACCTCGCCGAGTCGCTCGGCTGCGCGTTCGGCGACGACGACACGGTCGACGTCGACGTCTCGATGGAGACCAGCGTCGACGGCGCCTACGCCACGGGCGGGATGGTCCGCGCCGAGGAGTGGCAGGCGGTCATCTCGGCCGGCGACGGCGCCGCCGCGGCCCTCAACATCCTCTCGAAGGAGAAGGGCGAGCACTACCACGACTTCGACGTCCCCGACACCGCGACGTCCGTGTTCGGCGGCCTGATCGACGACGAGTAA
- a CDS encoding YgaP family membrane protein → MNQNVGSADKLVRTALGAVLGTVSLATLAGAVPLSALAAPLLGVASLLMLGTAASGTCLLYSLLGVDTCPASAGGSR, encoded by the coding sequence ATGAACCAGAACGTCGGATCCGCGGACAAGCTCGTCAGAACGGCTCTCGGTGCGGTGCTCGGGACCGTTTCGCTCGCAACCCTCGCCGGGGCGGTTCCCCTGTCGGCACTCGCCGCGCCCCTCCTCGGCGTCGCGTCGCTGCTCATGCTCGGGACCGCCGCGAGCGGCACCTGTCTGCTCTACTCGCTGCTCGGCGTCGACACGTGTCCGGCGTCAGCCGGCGGGTCGCGATAG
- a CDS encoding helix-hairpin-helix domain-containing protein encodes MSDGFDVKSDPYRIAETFQLAEVPQLDVDKLDTVERAALERVITERQESLVRLQTDVLDVRSERDALEHRLSTLSDDRDRLQERVRELEAERPALEPKTVFSNLGAALEAADDDLSSERYRVDDVDFTLKANVTQTEEGVRMHLPSLDESSLSANLSEVSFRLRAPRTEPDRPETEYVDVPELRGLSREAAVRRLTAADLAVGAVERTPDPTTTPGAVVEQFPDAYAVAEPGSPVDLVLAEEPAAGPEATDESSTETTDESNADEDTDDSTDSTDADATGGGDASVDEPAEEKPDEPTDADEKERMEAFRRAIVEADPENGSAVADRLHRAGVTDLESLVKQDPEELAERLSIPVERVRALQDELAGHEESPGLESVSGIGPTYASRLREKGIENVAQLSALDPETVAEITRASTSRAADWIEQAARMTEGR; translated from the coding sequence ATGAGCGACGGGTTCGACGTCAAAAGCGACCCGTATCGGATCGCCGAGACGTTCCAGCTGGCGGAGGTCCCGCAGCTCGACGTCGACAAGCTCGACACCGTCGAGCGGGCGGCGCTCGAGCGGGTGATCACCGAGCGGCAGGAGTCGCTCGTCCGGCTCCAGACCGACGTACTCGACGTGCGGAGCGAACGCGACGCGCTCGAGCACCGGCTCTCGACGCTGAGCGACGACCGCGATCGGCTGCAGGAGCGCGTGCGGGAACTGGAGGCCGAGCGGCCGGCGCTGGAGCCGAAGACCGTCTTCTCGAACCTCGGCGCGGCGCTGGAGGCGGCCGACGACGACCTATCGAGCGAGCGGTACCGCGTCGACGACGTCGACTTCACGCTCAAGGCGAACGTGACCCAGACCGAGGAGGGGGTCCGGATGCACCTCCCCTCGCTGGACGAGTCGTCGCTCTCGGCGAACCTCAGCGAAGTCTCGTTCCGGCTGCGGGCGCCCCGCACCGAGCCGGACAGACCGGAGACGGAGTACGTCGACGTGCCGGAGCTGCGAGGGCTGTCGCGCGAGGCCGCGGTCCGCCGGCTGACCGCCGCCGACCTCGCGGTCGGCGCGGTCGAGCGCACCCCCGACCCGACGACGACCCCCGGAGCCGTCGTCGAGCAGTTCCCCGACGCGTACGCTGTCGCCGAGCCCGGATCGCCCGTCGACCTCGTTCTCGCCGAGGAGCCCGCCGCCGGTCCGGAGGCGACAGACGAATCGAGTACGGAGACGACGGACGAATCGAACGCGGATGAGGATACCGACGACTCGACCGACTCGACCGACGCTGACGCGACGGGGGGCGGCGACGCAAGCGTCGACGAACCCGCGGAGGAGAAGCCCGACGAACCGACCGACGCCGACGAGAAGGAGCGCATGGAGGCGTTCCGCCGCGCGATCGTCGAGGCCGATCCGGAGAACGGTTCGGCCGTCGCGGACCGGCTGCACCGCGCCGGCGTCACCGACCTCGAGTCGCTGGTGAAACAGGACCCGGAGGAGCTCGCCGAGCGGCTGTCGATCCCGGTCGAGCGGGTCCGCGCGTTGCAGGACGAGCTCGCCGGCCACGAGGAGTCGCCCGGGCTCGAGTCCGTCTCCGGCATCGGACCGACGTACGCGAGTCGACTGCGCGAGAAGGGGATCGAAAACGTCGCGCAGCTGTCGGCGCTCGACCCGGAGACGGTCGCCGAGATCACGCGGGCGTCGACGAGCCGGGCCGCGGACTGGATCGAACAGGCGGCCCGGATGACGGAGGGGCGGTGA
- the carB gene encoding carbamoyl-phosphate synthase large subunit: MSEDRTILLIGSGPIQIGQAAEFDYSGAQACRALQEEGARVVLVNSNPATIMTDPETADRVYIEPITPEAIAEVIRIEEPDGVIAGLGGQTGLNVTAELAEEGILEEHDVEVMGTPLDTIYATEDRDLFRQRMEDLGQPVPKSTTISLDEGESVTDFDEDAFRGRVQDAVDAVGGLPVIARTTYTLGGSGSGVVDEFEELVERVRKGLRLSRNSEVLITESIAGWVELEYEVMRDADDSCIIICNMENIDPMGIHTGESTVVTPSQVIPDDGHQEMRDAALEVIRDLGIQGGCNIQFAWHDDGTPGGEYRVVEVNPRVSRSSALASKATGYPIARVTAKVALGKRLHEIDNEITGETTAAFEPAIDYVVTKVPRWPIDKFDDVDFELGTAMKSTGEAMAIGRTFEESMVKALRSSEYDPAVDFDEVSDGELESEYLERPSPDRPYAMFEAFDRGYAVDDVIELTGIYRWYVERFENIAEGTAAAAEGDFTEAAMVGRTDAEIAATATAGGVEADVSEVETSVPDRTYKQVDTCAGEFEASTPYYYSARLPQFLRGDDTAGATDEVRVDPDVESVVVVGGGPIRIGQGVEFDYCAVHAVRALRELGIDAHVVNNNPETVSTDYDTSDGLFFEPISAEEVADVIETTGADGVMVQFGGQTSVNVGDPLEAEIERRGLDCSILGTSVEAMDLAEDRDRFNVLMDEMGIAQPEGGTATSEEEALELAHDIGYPVLVRPSYVLGGRAMRVVEDDAELEEYIEEAVRVSPDKPILVDQFLDDAVELDVDAVADGEDVLLGGVMEHVESAGVHSGDSACMIPPRSLDDETMARVREVTEDIARALDTVGLLNVQLAVTGVGDDVDSEVYVLEANPRSSRTVPFVSKATGVPIAKLAAKVMTDDLTLADLDADEQIPEHRSVKEVVLPFDRLPGSDPRLGPEMKSTGEVMGTARSFGKAYDKAQDSTGKPIPESGTAVVDLSAEEFPDPDTEEGEALVDGYAEHFELSTATDLIEAARRGEIDLIVSRQRDLLEVAVEEEITYFSTHASAKAALEAIEHAGDDIDVMAVSDRPKRVERWGAAE, from the coding sequence ATGAGCGAGGACCGGACCATTCTACTCATCGGTAGCGGGCCGATCCAGATCGGACAGGCGGCAGAGTTCGACTACTCCGGCGCACAGGCGTGTCGCGCCCTCCAGGAGGAGGGGGCTCGCGTCGTGCTGGTGAACTCGAACCCGGCGACGATCATGACCGACCCGGAGACCGCGGACCGGGTGTACATCGAGCCGATCACGCCGGAGGCGATTGCGGAGGTCATCCGCATCGAGGAGCCCGACGGCGTCATCGCCGGGCTCGGCGGCCAGACCGGGCTCAACGTCACCGCCGAGCTCGCCGAGGAGGGGATCTTAGAGGAGCACGACGTCGAGGTGATGGGGACGCCGCTCGACACCATCTACGCGACGGAGGACCGTGACCTGTTCCGCCAGCGCATGGAGGACCTGGGCCAGCCGGTTCCGAAGTCGACCACCATCTCGCTCGACGAGGGCGAGTCGGTCACCGACTTCGACGAGGACGCCTTCCGCGGTCGCGTTCAAGACGCGGTCGACGCGGTCGGCGGGCTCCCCGTTATCGCTCGGACGACGTACACCCTCGGCGGCTCCGGCTCCGGGGTCGTCGACGAGTTCGAGGAGCTCGTCGAGCGCGTCCGCAAGGGGCTCCGCCTCTCGCGGAACAGCGAGGTACTGATCACGGAGTCCATCGCGGGATGGGTCGAGCTGGAGTACGAGGTGATGCGGGACGCCGACGACTCCTGTATCATCATCTGTAACATGGAGAACATCGACCCGATGGGGATCCACACCGGCGAGTCAACCGTCGTCACCCCCTCGCAGGTGATCCCGGACGACGGCCACCAGGAGATGCGCGACGCCGCGCTCGAAGTGATCCGCGACCTGGGCATCCAGGGCGGCTGTAACATCCAGTTCGCGTGGCACGACGACGGGACGCCCGGCGGGGAGTACCGCGTGGTGGAAGTGAACCCGCGCGTCTCCCGCTCCTCGGCGCTCGCGTCGAAGGCGACCGGCTACCCGATCGCCCGGGTCACGGCCAAGGTCGCGCTGGGCAAACGGCTCCACGAGATCGACAACGAGATCACCGGCGAGACGACCGCCGCCTTCGAGCCCGCCATCGACTACGTGGTGACGAAGGTGCCGCGGTGGCCGATCGACAAGTTCGACGACGTCGACTTCGAGCTCGGGACGGCGATGAAGTCGACCGGCGAGGCGATGGCGATCGGGCGGACGTTCGAGGAGAGCATGGTGAAGGCGCTCCGCTCCTCAGAGTACGACCCCGCCGTCGACTTCGACGAGGTGTCGGACGGGGAGCTCGAGTCCGAGTACCTCGAGCGCCCGAGCCCCGACCGCCCGTACGCGATGTTCGAGGCGTTCGACCGCGGCTACGCCGTCGACGACGTGATCGAGCTGACGGGCATCTACCGCTGGTACGTCGAGCGCTTCGAGAACATCGCCGAGGGGACCGCCGCGGCCGCCGAGGGCGACTTCACCGAGGCCGCGATGGTCGGCCGCACTGACGCGGAGATCGCCGCGACCGCGACCGCCGGGGGCGTGGAGGCGGACGTGAGCGAGGTGGAGACCTCGGTTCCCGACCGGACGTACAAGCAGGTCGACACATGCGCGGGCGAGTTCGAGGCGTCCACGCCGTACTACTACTCGGCCCGTCTGCCCCAGTTCCTGCGGGGCGACGACACGGCCGGCGCGACGGACGAGGTCCGCGTCGACCCCGACGTCGAGAGCGTCGTGGTCGTCGGCGGCGGCCCGATCCGTATCGGCCAGGGCGTCGAGTTCGACTACTGCGCAGTCCATGCGGTGCGCGCGCTGCGCGAGCTGGGCATCGACGCGCACGTCGTCAACAACAACCCGGAGACCGTGTCGACCGACTACGACACCTCCGACGGGCTCTTCTTCGAGCCCATCTCGGCCGAGGAGGTCGCCGACGTGATCGAGACGACCGGTGCCGACGGCGTGATGGTCCAGTTCGGCGGGCAGACCTCCGTGAACGTGGGCGACCCGCTCGAGGCGGAGATCGAGCGCCGCGGGCTCGACTGCTCGATTCTGGGGACGAGCGTCGAGGCGATGGACCTCGCCGAGGACCGCGACCGCTTCAACGTCCTCATGGACGAGATGGGGATCGCCCAGCCCGAGGGCGGCACCGCGACGAGCGAGGAGGAGGCGCTGGAGCTGGCCCACGACATCGGCTACCCGGTGCTGGTGCGCCCCTCCTACGTGCTCGGCGGGCGCGCGATGCGGGTCGTCGAGGACGACGCGGAGCTGGAGGAGTACATCGAGGAGGCGGTCCGGGTCTCGCCCGACAAGCCGATCCTCGTCGACCAGTTCCTCGACGACGCGGTCGAACTGGACGTCGACGCCGTCGCCGACGGCGAGGACGTCCTGCTCGGCGGCGTGATGGAGCACGTCGAGAGCGCGGGGGTTCACTCCGGCGACTCCGCGTGCATGATCCCGCCGCGGTCGCTCGACGACGAGACGATGGCGCGGGTCCGCGAGGTCACCGAGGACATCGCCCGCGCGCTCGACACGGTCGGCCTGCTCAACGTCCAGCTCGCGGTGACCGGCGTCGGCGACGACGTCGACAGCGAGGTGTACGTGCTGGAGGCGAACCCGCGCTCCTCGCGGACGGTCCCGTTCGTCTCGAAGGCGACGGGCGTCCCCATCGCGAAGCTCGCCGCGAAGGTGATGACGGACGACCTGACGCTCGCCGACCTCGACGCCGACGAGCAGATCCCGGAGCACCGCAGCGTGAAGGAGGTCGTCCTACCGTTCGACCGCCTGCCGGGCTCCGACCCGCGGCTCGGCCCGGAGATGAAGTCGACCGGCGAGGTCATGGGCACCGCTCGGTCGTTCGGCAAGGCGTACGACAAGGCGCAGGACTCCACCGGCAAGCCGATCCCGGAGTCCGGAACCGCCGTCGTCGACCTCTCCGCCGAGGAGTTCCCGGACCCCGACACCGAGGAAGGCGAGGCGCTGGTCGATGGGTACGCCGAGCACTTCGAGCTATCGACCGCGACGGACCTGATCGAGGCCGCGAGGCGCGGCGAGATCGACCTCATCGTCTCCCGCCAGCGCGACCTGCTCGAGGTGGCGGTCGAAGAGGAGATAACCTACTTCTCGACGCACGCCTCCGCGAAGGCCGCGCTGGAGGCGATCGAGCACGCCGGCGACGACATCGACGTGATGGCCGTCTCCGACCGGCCGAAGCGCGTCGAGCGCTGGGGCGCCGCGGAGTGA
- a CDS encoding CDC48 family AAA ATPase, whose translation MNEVQLEVAKAYPNDSGRGIARLDPDTLLHLKLSPGDIIEIEGAETTAAKVWRADRQDWNTDTVRVDGFTRQNADVGIGERVTIRKAEAEKAEKLVLAPPEEASVQFGSDAAGMVKRQILKRPVVERDIVPVMSSTNHPFMRSPGQAIPLIAVETEPDGVCLITEDTDVELREEPISGFEKTGGGITYEDIGGLQNEIQRVREMVELPMKHPQIFSKLGIEPPQGVLLHGPPGTGKTLLAKAVANETSASFFSIAGPEIISKYYGESEQQLREIFEDAKEESPSIIFIDELDSIAPKREDVTGEVERRVVAQLLTMMDGLETRGQVVVIGATNRVDSVDPALRRPGRFDREIEIGVPDETGRKEILQIHTRGMPLSDDVSLDHLADETHGFVGADIESLTKEAAMKALRRYLPEIDLDDEEVPPSLIDRMIVKRDDFSGALTEVEPSAMREVLVELPKISWDDVGGLSDAQEQVQESVEWPLTSPEKFDRMGVDAPKGVLLYGPPGTGKTLMAKAVANETNANFISVRGPQLLSKWVGESEKAIRQTFRKARQVSPTIIFFDELDSLAPSRGQEMGNNVSERVVNQLLTELDGLEEMGDVMVIGATNRPDMIDPALLRSGRFDRLVMIGQPDQEGREQILDIHTQDTPLAPDVSLREIAEITDGYVGSDLEGIAREAAIEALRDDDDAEEVEMKHFRRAMESVRPTINDDILAYYEEVEQQFKGGSGNAIRDTGGRIGFQ comes from the coding sequence ATGAACGAAGTCCAACTCGAAGTGGCGAAGGCGTACCCGAACGACTCGGGACGCGGCATCGCCCGCCTCGACCCCGACACGCTGTTGCACCTCAAGCTCTCGCCCGGCGACATCATCGAGATCGAGGGCGCGGAGACGACCGCCGCGAAGGTCTGGCGCGCCGACCGCCAGGACTGGAACACCGACACGGTCCGCGTCGACGGGTTCACCCGCCAGAACGCCGACGTCGGCATCGGCGAGCGCGTGACCATCCGAAAGGCGGAGGCGGAGAAGGCCGAGAAGCTCGTCTTGGCCCCGCCGGAGGAGGCGTCGGTCCAGTTCGGCTCCGACGCCGCCGGCATGGTGAAACGCCAGATCCTCAAGCGCCCGGTCGTCGAGCGCGACATCGTCCCCGTGATGTCCTCGACGAATCACCCGTTCATGCGGTCGCCCGGGCAGGCGATCCCGCTGATCGCGGTGGAGACCGAGCCGGACGGCGTCTGTCTGATCACCGAGGACACCGACGTCGAGCTCCGCGAAGAGCCGATCTCCGGGTTCGAGAAGACGGGCGGCGGGATCACCTACGAGGACATCGGCGGCCTCCAGAACGAGATCCAGCGCGTCCGCGAGATGGTCGAGCTGCCGATGAAGCACCCGCAGATCTTCTCGAAGCTCGGGATCGAGCCGCCGCAGGGCGTCCTCCTGCACGGCCCGCCGGGCACGGGGAAGACCCTGCTCGCGAAGGCCGTCGCCAACGAGACGTCGGCGTCGTTCTTCTCGATCGCCGGCCCGGAGATCATCTCGAAGTACTACGGCGAGTCCGAACAGCAGCTCCGGGAGATCTTCGAGGACGCGAAGGAGGAGAGCCCCAGCATCATCTTCATCGACGAGCTCGACTCGATCGCGCCCAAGCGCGAGGACGTCACGGGCGAGGTCGAGCGCCGCGTCGTCGCCCAGCTGCTGACGATGATGGACGGCCTGGAGACGCGCGGGCAGGTGGTCGTCATCGGCGCCACCAACCGCGTCGACAGCGTCGACCCCGCGCTCCGCCGCCCCGGCCGGTTCGACCGCGAGATCGAGATCGGCGTCCCCGACGAGACGGGCCGCAAGGAGATCCTCCAGATCCACACCCGCGGGATGCCGCTCTCGGACGACGTCTCCCTCGACCACCTCGCCGACGAGACGCACGGGTTCGTCGGCGCCGACATCGAGAGCCTGACGAAGGAGGCCGCGATGAAGGCGCTCCGTCGCTACCTCCCCGAGATCGACCTCGACGACGAGGAGGTCCCGCCGAGCCTGATCGACCGGATGATCGTCAAGCGCGACGACTTCTCGGGCGCGCTCACGGAGGTGGAGCCGTCGGCGATGCGGGAGGTGCTCGTCGAGCTCCCGAAGATCTCGTGGGACGACGTGGGCGGGCTCAGCGACGCCCAAGAACAGGTCCAAGAGTCCGTGGAGTGGCCGCTCACCTCGCCCGAGAAGTTCGACCGGATGGGCGTCGACGCCCCGAAGGGCGTGCTGTTGTACGGCCCACCCGGAACCGGGAAGACGCTGATGGCGAAGGCGGTCGCCAACGAGACGAACGCGAACTTCATCTCGGTCAGGGGGCCGCAGCTGCTCTCGAAGTGGGTCGGCGAGTCGGAGAAGGCGATCAGACAGACCTTCCGGAAGGCCCGGCAGGTGAGCCCGACGATCATCTTCTTCGACGAGCTCGACAGTCTCGCGCCCTCGCGCGGGCAGGAGATGGGGAACAACGTCTCCGAGCGCGTCGTCAACCAGCTGCTCACCGAGCTCGACGGGTTAGAGGAGATGGGCGACGTGATGGTGATCGGCGCCACCAACCGCCCCGACATGATCGACCCCGCGCTGCTGCGCTCGGGCCGGTTCGACCGGCTCGTGATGATCGGCCAGCCCGACCAGGAGGGCCGCGAGCAGATCCTCGACATCCACACCCAGGACACGCCGCTCGCGCCCGACGTGAGCCTCCGCGAGATCGCGGAGATCACGGACGGCTACGTCGGCTCCGACCTCGAGGGGATCGCCCGCGAGGCCGCCATCGAGGCCCTGCGCGACGACGACGACGCCGAGGAGGTCGAGATGAAGCACTTCCGGCGCGCCATGGAGTCGGTGCGTCCCACGATCAACGACGACATCCTCGCGTACTACGAGGAGGTCGAACAGCAGTTCAAGGGCGGCAGCGGAAACGCGATCCGCGACACCGGCGGCCGGATCGGGTTCCAGTAA
- a CDS encoding sulfurtransferase gives MSEDVLVTADWVESNLDAFQEDDADLRLVEINNPTVTDESEYTPYEEGHIPGALNFEWDEVFTDETERDIVSKADFAARNGEGGIDADTTVVVYGGGRVPNWFALFGYWIYKYYGHEDVRVIDGGKGYWVANDYPLSTEEPDFTPRDYEARGPFESVRAYKDDIDKAIEEGIPMVDVRSPEEFSGEVIAPEGLNETAQRGGHIPGASNVPISTTLNEDGTFKSADELRELYSDAGVDGDESTITYCRVGERSSIEWFLLHELLGYDDVRNYDGSWTEWGNLVGAPIETGE, from the coding sequence ATGTCTGAGGACGTACTCGTCACGGCGGACTGGGTGGAATCGAACCTCGACGCGTTTCAGGAGGACGACGCCGACCTGCGACTCGTCGAGATCAACAATCCGACCGTCACCGACGAGTCGGAGTACACGCCCTACGAGGAGGGCCACATCCCCGGCGCGCTGAACTTCGAGTGGGACGAGGTGTTCACCGACGAGACGGAGCGCGACATCGTCTCGAAGGCGGACTTCGCGGCCCGGAACGGCGAGGGCGGCATCGACGCCGACACCACCGTGGTCGTCTACGGCGGCGGTCGCGTCCCCAACTGGTTCGCGCTGTTCGGCTACTGGATCTACAAGTACTACGGTCACGAGGACGTCCGCGTGATCGACGGCGGGAAGGGGTACTGGGTCGCCAACGACTACCCGCTCTCCACGGAGGAGCCCGACTTCACGCCGCGCGACTACGAGGCCCGCGGCCCCTTCGAGAGCGTCCGCGCGTACAAGGACGACATCGACAAGGCGATCGAGGAGGGGATCCCGATGGTCGACGTCCGCTCCCCCGAGGAGTTCTCCGGCGAGGTCATCGCGCCCGAGGGGCTCAACGAGACCGCCCAGCGGGGCGGCCACATCCCCGGCGCGAGCAATGTCCCGATCTCGACCACGCTGAACGAGGACGGCACGTTCAAGAGCGCGGACGAGCTCCGCGAGCTGTACTCGGACGCCGGCGTCGACGGCGACGAGTCGACGATCACGTACTGCCGCGTCGGCGAGCGCTCGTCGATCGAGTGGTTCCTCCTGCACGAGCTGCTCGGCTACGACGACGTCCGCAACTACGACGGCTCGTGGACCGAGTGGGGGAACCTCGTCGGCGCGCCGATCGAGACGGGCGAGTAA
- a CDS encoding DJ-1/PfpI family protein produces the protein MNVDILLYDGFDELDGIGPYEVFDYAMEYASESGDAAGRVRYVTLDERDSVTASHGTRVGVDGTLPEPDAADVPDLLVVPGGGWNARDEEASAWAEARKGDVPRALAAHHAAGTRIASVCTGSMLLAEAGVTDGRRAVTHAGAIDELRESGAEVVDARVVDDGDLLTAGGVTSGIDLALYLVEREFGGDVADRVATVIEYERRYEVAGESESD, from the coding sequence ATGAACGTCGATATTCTGCTGTACGACGGCTTCGACGAGCTGGACGGGATCGGCCCGTACGAGGTGTTCGACTACGCGATGGAGTACGCGAGCGAGAGCGGCGACGCCGCGGGCCGCGTCCGGTACGTGACCCTCGACGAGCGCGACTCGGTGACCGCGAGCCACGGGACGCGGGTCGGGGTCGACGGGACCCTGCCCGAGCCGGACGCGGCCGACGTCCCCGACCTGCTGGTCGTCCCGGGCGGCGGCTGGAACGCGCGCGACGAGGAGGCGAGCGCGTGGGCGGAGGCGCGGAAGGGGGACGTTCCCCGCGCCCTCGCGGCCCACCACGCGGCCGGCACGCGGATCGCCTCGGTCTGCACCGGGTCCATGCTGCTGGCGGAGGCCGGCGTCACCGACGGGCGGCGCGCCGTCACCCACGCCGGCGCGATCGACGAGCTCCGCGAGTCGGGGGCCGAGGTCGTTGACGCGCGCGTCGTCGACGACGGCGACCTGCTCACGGCCGGCGGCGTGACCTCCGGGATCGACCTGGCCCTGTACCTCGTCGAGCGAGAGTTCGGCGGCGACGTCGCCGACCGCGTCGCGACCGTCATCGAGTACGAGCGCCGCTACGAGGTCGCGGGCGAGAGCGAGAGCGACTGA
- a CDS encoding universal stress protein, with protein sequence MSYLVATDGSTESDEAVRYAARQAVAFYETLEIAHVLTPDSELVDGTIVLPGEEAAVDAGQSVLANAKTIAEEAVGDESIDVETQLLTGRPADALANYAAEADVNAIYVGHRGLSAEREQVVGSVAKSVVDKADVPVTVIR encoded by the coding sequence ATGAGCTATCTCGTTGCGACCGACGGATCGACGGAGAGCGACGAGGCCGTCAGATACGCGGCGCGGCAGGCGGTCGCGTTCTACGAGACCCTCGAGATCGCCCACGTGTTGACGCCGGACTCGGAGCTCGTCGACGGCACGATCGTCCTCCCGGGCGAGGAGGCCGCGGTCGACGCCGGCCAGAGCGTCCTCGCCAACGCCAAGACGATCGCCGAGGAGGCGGTCGGCGACGAGTCGATCGACGTGGAGACGCAGCTGCTCACCGGGCGTCCGGCCGACGCGCTCGCGAACTACGCGGCCGAGGCGGACGTCAACGCGATCTACGTCGGGCACCGGGGGCTGAGCGCGGAGCGCGAGCAGGTCGTCGGCAGCGTCGCGAAGAGCGTCGTCGACAAGGCCGACGTGCCGGTGACGGTGATCCGGTAG
- a CDS encoding universal stress protein: protein MTLVVVPVRFPPSSHSAATLREAVRVAEERDADLTILHVDLYQNSGGVSRSDLKRAVERRIGAVDRARYVVRRGFLVEETILEEIVAEKADVVVIGSKQAGRWRRMVQKLLSDPDIDSFLRSELDCTVITVEADGATTSNEAGESEADAPLPNDGDD, encoded by the coding sequence ATGACTCTCGTCGTGGTCCCGGTCCGATTCCCTCCGTCGTCGCACTCAGCGGCGACGCTGCGGGAGGCCGTCCGCGTCGCCGAGGAGCGCGACGCCGACCTCACGATCCTCCACGTGGACCTGTATCAGAACTCCGGCGGCGTCTCACGCAGCGACCTCAAGCGCGCCGTCGAGCGGCGGATCGGGGCGGTGGACCGCGCGCGGTACGTCGTCCGGCGCGGCTTCCTCGTCGAGGAGACCATCCTCGAAGAGATCGTCGCCGAGAAGGCCGACGTCGTCGTCATCGGCTCGAAGCAGGCGGGTCGCTGGCGGCGGATGGTCCAGAAGCTCCTCTCCGACCCGGACATCGACTCGTTCCTCCGGAGCGAGCTCGACTGCACCGTGATCACGGTCGAGGCCGACGGCGCGACCACGAGCAACGAGGCCGGGGAGAGCGAGGCCGACGCCCCGCTTCCCAACGACGGCGACGACTGA